Proteins from a genomic interval of Caulobacter sp. NIBR1757:
- a CDS encoding NAD(P)-dependent alcohol dehydrogenase produces MKAIEVHGGGGLDKLALVERADPGEPGKGEIKVRLRASSLNYHDLMVVKGMIPTPGDRVPMSDGAGEVVAVGEGVTDFKVGDLAVSTFFPDWLDGEPPETSFNRVPGDGIDGYAREQVIMPQTAFTQAPRGWSAAEAATITCAGVTAWRCLVGDGHLKAGETVLVQGTGGVSIYALQIAKAFGCEVIATSSSDEKLERLKALGADHLINYKTTPGWGGKAREITNGRGVDHVVEIGGSGTMPQSITAARIGGHIGLIGVLAGYSGEIPTVAIMGKSIKLIGLTVGSRRHQQDMVRAIDVTGFKPVLDKHFPLEQLGAAFAHQESGTHFGKIIVDI; encoded by the coding sequence ATGAAGGCGATTGAGGTTCACGGCGGCGGCGGACTGGACAAGCTGGCTCTGGTCGAGCGGGCCGATCCGGGCGAGCCGGGCAAGGGCGAGATCAAGGTTCGTCTGCGCGCCTCCTCTCTGAATTACCACGACCTGATGGTCGTCAAGGGCATGATCCCCACCCCCGGCGACCGTGTGCCGATGTCCGACGGGGCCGGCGAGGTCGTCGCCGTCGGCGAAGGCGTCACCGACTTCAAGGTCGGCGACCTGGCCGTCTCGACCTTCTTCCCCGACTGGCTCGACGGCGAGCCGCCGGAAACCTCGTTCAATCGCGTGCCTGGCGACGGCATCGACGGCTACGCCCGCGAGCAGGTCATCATGCCGCAAACCGCCTTCACCCAGGCGCCCAGGGGCTGGAGCGCCGCCGAGGCCGCCACCATCACCTGCGCCGGCGTCACCGCCTGGCGCTGCCTGGTCGGCGACGGCCACCTGAAGGCCGGCGAGACGGTGCTGGTCCAGGGCACCGGCGGGGTGTCGATCTACGCCCTGCAGATCGCCAAGGCCTTCGGCTGCGAGGTCATCGCCACCTCCTCGTCGGACGAGAAGCTGGAGCGGCTCAAGGCGCTCGGGGCCGACCACCTGATCAACTACAAGACCACCCCGGGCTGGGGCGGCAAGGCCCGCGAGATCACCAATGGCCGCGGCGTCGACCACGTGGTCGAGATCGGCGGCTCGGGCACCATGCCCCAGTCGATCACCGCGGCCCGCATCGGCGGCCACATCGGCCTGATCGGCGTGCTGGCCGGCTACTCCGGCGAGATTCCGACCGTGGCCATCATGGGCAAGTCGATCAAGCTGATCGGCCTGACCGTCGGCAGCCGCCGCCACCAGCAGGACATGGTCCGCGCCATCGACGTGACCGGCTTCAAGCCGGTGCTCGACAAGCACTTCCCGCTGGAGCAACTGGGCGCCGCCTTCGCGCACCAGGAAAGCGGCACGCACTTCGGCAAGATCATCGTCGATATCTAG
- a CDS encoding class 1 fructose-bisphosphatase, protein MTLSDHLATAHPALAELILAVADACVEIAAVVRRGGADHSAAVSVNVQGEVQKGLDVLADDILVRVAARSPALVAMASEEQDDIIPVRDLTAEGGYYLLFDPLDGSSNIEVNVSVGTIFSILPALGAIPDRPAVAADLMQRGRSQAAAGYVVYGPQVTMVLTTGEGVAGFTLDPETNIWNRSAERMTLPARTSEYAINASNYRHWAAPVQTYVDEVLAGKDGPRGRNFNMRWVGSMVADLHRILTRGGVFLYPWDKREPDRAGRLRLMYEANPMALIVDQAGGQAFDGMTDILDTPVTGLHQRVSVMIGSAEEVEHLKALHANT, encoded by the coding sequence TTGACCCTGTCCGACCACCTCGCCACCGCTCACCCGGCCCTGGCCGAGCTGATCCTCGCCGTCGCCGACGCCTGCGTGGAGATCGCCGCCGTCGTCCGCCGCGGCGGGGCCGACCACAGCGCCGCCGTCTCGGTGAACGTGCAGGGCGAAGTGCAGAAGGGGCTCGATGTGTTGGCCGACGACATCCTGGTTCGCGTCGCCGCCCGCAGCCCCGCCCTGGTCGCCATGGCCTCGGAGGAACAGGATGACATCATCCCGGTCCGCGACCTGACCGCCGAAGGGGGCTACTACCTGCTGTTCGATCCGCTGGATGGCTCCAGCAACATCGAAGTCAACGTCTCGGTCGGCACCATCTTCTCGATCCTGCCGGCGCTCGGCGCCATTCCGGACCGCCCGGCGGTCGCCGCCGACCTGATGCAGCGGGGCAGAAGCCAGGCCGCCGCCGGCTATGTCGTCTACGGTCCGCAGGTGACCATGGTGCTGACCACGGGGGAGGGCGTCGCGGGCTTCACCCTCGATCCCGAAACCAACATCTGGAACCGCTCCGCCGAGCGCATGACCCTGCCGGCCCGGACCAGCGAGTACGCTATCAACGCCTCGAACTACCGCCACTGGGCCGCGCCCGTGCAGACCTATGTCGATGAGGTCCTGGCCGGCAAGGACGGCCCGCGTGGCCGGAACTTCAACATGCGCTGGGTCGGCTCGATGGTTGCCGACCTGCACCGCATCCTGACCCGGGGCGGCGTCTTCCTCTATCCCTGGGACAAGCGGGAGCCCGACCGCGCCGGTCGCCTGCGCCTGATGTACGAGGCCAATCCGATGGCTCTGATCGTCGATCAGGCCGGCGGCCAGGCCTTCGACGGCATGACCGACATCCTCGACACCCCCGTCACCGGCCTGCACCAGCGGGTGTCGGTGATGATCGGCTCAGCTGAAGAGGTGGAGCACCTGAAGGCGCTCCACGCCAACACCTAG
- the katG gene encoding catalase/peroxidase HPI, producing MAHDGSDEGSPLSCPIKEPAALRRLLGRTNRDWWPNQLSLEILRQHGDNGNPYGAAFDYAEAFKSIDYAGLKRDLTALMTDSQPWWPADYGHYGPFFIRMAWHSAGTYRSGDGRGGSSAGGQRFAPLNSWPDNGNLDKARRLLWPIKQKYGAKLSWADLMILAGNVAIESMGGPTFGFGGGRADIFEPQKDIYWGTEEEWVGATRIDQESGRALENPLAAIQMGLIYVNPEGPGGNPDPLQSARDIRETFSRMSMNDEETVALTAGGHTFGKAHGAGDASLVGVEPEGADIASQGLGWTSKHESGMGDHTITSGIEGAWTPTPIQWTHNYFHMLLDYEYELVRSPAGAKQWQPINPKPEDLAPGAHSPDRRVPTMMTTADMAFKMDPEYRKISEKFRDDPAYFADAFARAWFKLTHRDMGPKVRYLGPEVPAEDLIWQDPIKARGSDIEPADIAALKVAIANSGLSVSDLVSTAWASAATYRGSDHRGGANGARIRLAPQKDWAVNDPPKLEAVLDTLGRIKAEFDKGGRTVSMADLIVLAGGVGVEQAAKAAGHPIEVPFHPGRADATDEETDAHSFEVLEPKADGFRNYLSVKFSVPTEELLIDRAQLLRLTAPEMTVLVGGLRVLGANQGGSKHGVFTDRVGVLTNDFFVNLLDMGVAWKQVDDSGDEEFVGTDRASGEQRWTATRTDLVFGANSELRALAEVYACDDAAEKFVRDFVSAWSKVMNNDRFDLPKGVRR from the coding sequence ATGGCCCACGATGGAAGTGACGAAGGCTCGCCGCTGAGCTGCCCGATCAAGGAACCCGCCGCGCTGCGACGCCTGCTCGGCCGCACCAACCGCGACTGGTGGCCCAACCAGCTGTCTCTGGAGATTCTCCGGCAGCACGGCGACAACGGCAATCCCTATGGCGCGGCGTTCGACTATGCCGAAGCGTTCAAGTCGATCGACTACGCCGGCCTCAAGCGCGACCTGACCGCCCTGATGACCGACAGCCAGCCCTGGTGGCCGGCCGACTACGGTCACTACGGCCCGTTCTTCATCCGCATGGCCTGGCACAGCGCCGGCACCTACCGCAGCGGCGACGGCCGGGGCGGCTCCTCGGCCGGCGGCCAGCGGTTCGCGCCGCTGAACAGCTGGCCGGACAACGGCAACCTCGACAAGGCCCGCCGCCTGCTGTGGCCGATCAAGCAGAAGTACGGCGCCAAGCTCAGCTGGGCCGACCTGATGATCCTGGCCGGCAATGTCGCCATCGAGTCGATGGGCGGACCGACCTTCGGCTTCGGCGGCGGCCGCGCCGATATCTTCGAGCCGCAGAAGGACATCTACTGGGGCACCGAGGAAGAATGGGTCGGCGCCACCCGCATCGACCAGGAGAGCGGCCGGGCGCTGGAAAACCCGCTGGCGGCCATCCAGATGGGCCTGATCTACGTCAACCCGGAAGGCCCGGGCGGCAATCCCGACCCCCTGCAGTCGGCACGCGACATCCGCGAGACCTTCAGCCGGATGAGCATGAACGACGAGGAGACCGTCGCCCTGACCGCCGGCGGCCACACCTTCGGCAAGGCGCACGGGGCCGGCGACGCCTCGCTGGTCGGGGTGGAGCCGGAAGGCGCCGACATCGCCTCCCAGGGCCTGGGCTGGACCAGCAAGCATGAGAGCGGCATGGGCGATCACACGATCACCAGCGGCATCGAGGGCGCCTGGACCCCGACCCCGATCCAGTGGACCCACAACTACTTCCACATGCTGCTCGACTACGAGTACGAGCTGGTGCGCAGCCCGGCCGGGGCCAAGCAGTGGCAGCCGATCAACCCGAAGCCCGAGGACCTGGCGCCGGGGGCCCACAGCCCCGATCGCCGCGTGCCGACGATGATGACCACGGCCGACATGGCCTTCAAGATGGACCCCGAGTACCGCAAGATCTCGGAGAAGTTCCGCGACGATCCGGCCTATTTCGCCGACGCCTTCGCCCGCGCCTGGTTCAAGCTGACCCACCGCGACATGGGCCCCAAGGTCCGCTACCTGGGTCCGGAAGTGCCGGCCGAGGATCTGATCTGGCAGGATCCGATCAAGGCCAGGGGTTCCGACATCGAGCCCGCCGACATCGCGGCGCTGAAGGTCGCCATCGCCAACTCCGGCCTGTCGGTCTCGGACCTGGTCAGCACCGCCTGGGCCTCGGCCGCGACCTACCGCGGATCGGACCACCGGGGCGGGGCCAACGGCGCCCGCATCCGCCTGGCGCCGCAGAAGGACTGGGCGGTCAACGACCCGCCCAAACTGGAGGCGGTGCTGGACACGCTTGGCCGGATCAAGGCCGAGTTCGACAAGGGCGGCCGGACCGTGTCGATGGCCGACCTGATCGTCCTGGCCGGCGGCGTCGGCGTCGAACAGGCGGCGAAGGCGGCGGGTCACCCGATCGAGGTCCCCTTCCACCCGGGCCGGGCCGACGCGACCGACGAGGAGACCGACGCCCACAGCTTCGAGGTGCTCGAGCCCAAGGCCGACGGCTTCCGCAACTATCTGTCGGTCAAGTTCAGCGTCCCGACCGAGGAACTGCTGATCGACCGGGCCCAGCTTCTGCGCCTCACCGCGCCGGAGATGACGGTGCTGGTCGGCGGCCTGCGGGTGCTGGGCGCCAACCAGGGCGGCAGCAAGCACGGGGTGTTCACCGACCGCGTCGGGGTGCTGACCAACGACTTCTTCGTCAACCTGCTCGACATGGGCGTCGCCTGGAAACAGGTCGATGACTCCGGCGACGAGGAATTCGTCGGAACGGACCGGGCGAGCGGCGAACAGCGGTGGACCGCGACGCGGACTGACCTGGTCTTCGGCGCCAACTCCGAGCTGCGCGCCCTGGCCGAGGTCTATGCCTGCGACGACGCCGCCGAGAAGTTCGTCAGGGACTTCGTCAGCGCCTGGAGCAAGGTGATGAACAACGACCGCTTCGACCTGCCCAAGGGCGTGCGTCGCTAA